The Streptomyces puniciscabiei genomic interval GTACCGCCGCCAGGGACAGTGGGCTGATGAGCATCGGCACGGTGCTGAATGCGCTGCGCGACGAGTTCCCCGAAGTCACCATCTCCAAGATCCGTTTCCTGGAGTCGGAGGGGCTCATCGAGCCGCAGCGGACGCCTGCGGGGTACCGCAAGTTCAGCGCGGGGGACGTCGAGCGCCTGGCGCATGTCCTGCGGATGCAGCGGGACCACTATCTGCCGCTCAAGGTGATCCGAGAACATCTGGACGCCATGGAGCGGGGCGAGGCCGTCCAGCTGCCGGTCGTCGGCCGTCAGCGCAGCGCCGAGGACGTTCCGGAGCCGGCCGCGGCGCCCACGGTGGCCCGGGTCGGCAGGGCCGAGCTGCTGGCGGCCGCGGAGATCGACGAGGGCGACCTCAAGGAGTGGGAGTCGTACGGGCTCATCGCTCCGCTGGCGGACGGGGTGTACGACGCCGAGGCGGTCACCGTGGCCTCGCTCGTGGCGGAACTGGGCCGCTTCGGTATCGAGCCTCGCCACCTGCGGGTGATGAAGGCGGCCGCCGACCGTGAGGCCGGACTCGTCGACCAGGTGGTGGCCCCCTTGAGGCGCCACCGCAACCCCCAGACCAGGGCCCATGCCGAGGCCCGGGCGAAGGAGCTGGCGGCGCTCACGGTGAAGCTGCACGCCGCACTGGTGCAGACCGCGCTCGGGGTGCGGCTGCCGTGAACGCCAGGGGCTGCCGGCGGCCGGATCGGGCACCTGTTCCCGGCCCGACTACCCAAACGTCCCGGGCACGGCCTAGGGTTGCTGTGTGAACGAGCTCGATGTCGTAGGTGTCCGGGTCGAAATGCCCTCCAACCAACCGATCGTGCTCCTGCGCGAAGTGGGAGGCGACCGTTACCTCCCTATCTGGATCGGGCCGGGGGAGGCGACGGCGATCGCCTTCGCCCAGCAGGGCATGGCCCCCGCCAGGCCGCTGACCCACGATCTGTTCAAGGACGTGCTGGAGGCCGTCGGCCAGGAGCTGACCGAAGTACGCATCACCGATCTGCGTGAAGGTGTTTTCTA includes:
- a CDS encoding MerR family transcriptional regulator — its product is MLQTPSGGAGSGTAARDSGLMSIGTVLNALRDEFPEVTISKIRFLESEGLIEPQRTPAGYRKFSAGDVERLAHVLRMQRDHYLPLKVIREHLDAMERGEAVQLPVVGRQRSAEDVPEPAAAPTVARVGRAELLAAAEIDEGDLKEWESYGLIAPLADGVYDAEAVTVASLVAELGRFGIEPRHLRVMKAAADREAGLVDQVVAPLRRHRNPQTRAHAEARAKELAALTVKLHAALVQTALGVRLP
- a CDS encoding bifunctional nuclease family protein, whose product is MNELDVVGVRVEMPSNQPIVLLREVGGDRYLPIWIGPGEATAIAFAQQGMAPARPLTHDLFKDVLEAVGQELTEVRITDLREGVFYAELVFASGVEVSARPSDAIALALRTGTPIYGSDAVLDDAGIAIPDEQEDEVEKFREFLDQISPEDFGTSSQ